The nucleotide sequence TCCAGTCAGCGCCTGTCGCCATCCCGTTCAGGACCGGGTGAACGCCGCCGCCGGCAACGTAGAATTCCTTCGTGCTTCCGGCGCGTGCCCAAATGGCGATGCCGATGTACAGGGCAAAGGTAAGCCCAACGACGAGATATGTAATTGCTTGAAGACTCATATTATTTCCCCTCCCTAATCTTCGTGAACGTCAAATTGTTCGTCGAGCTGCCCCATTTTCTTGGCATAGTAGAAAATGAGTGCGACGAAGATGTAGAGCGACCCCTGCTGTGCGAACCAGAAGCCCAGCGGATACCCACCAAGGTGGATATTGTTGAGTACGGGCGCGAGC is from Desulfuromonas sp. and encodes:
- a CDS encoding DUF4212 domain-containing protein, coding for MQHDSAGYCTATLSLIRNVLIVWFVVSYGFGILLAPVLNNIHLGGYPLGFWFAQQGSLYIFVALIFYYAKKMGQLDEQFDVHED